A window from Corynebacterium urogenitale encodes these proteins:
- a CDS encoding BRCT domain-containing protein: MTDTSTTDTHTLPARGAEVAITSEGVRVTRSLLASSLQPEATIATSELRGWYHQAPDGLSPGWIELLSAEQRPLIRFSPGQTAEFEAINARLTNLQAGYPLEDLPVTASAATPQKAADGSGPVTADEWASAGRSTEENGDANAVVSEKKNNGKPTQQRAPWAKVATPDEVPEANKDADIDNPFYGQNVTVTGDVAPYDKGEVWDMIAQAGGTVGKNVTKKTTMLIVGEWATMTSKEKRARELQDKGQDIRILDFEEFLGLVGKK, from the coding sequence ATGACGGATACCTCGACGACTGATACCCACACGCTGCCCGCACGCGGAGCGGAGGTCGCTATCACTTCCGAGGGCGTGCGAGTCACCCGTAGCCTGTTGGCTTCCTCCCTGCAGCCCGAAGCCACCATCGCTACCTCGGAACTGCGCGGCTGGTACCACCAGGCCCCCGATGGGCTGAGCCCTGGGTGGATCGAGTTGTTGTCTGCCGAGCAGCGACCCTTGATCCGCTTTTCACCTGGTCAAACCGCTGAATTCGAAGCCATTAACGCCCGTCTCACGAACCTGCAGGCAGGCTACCCACTGGAAGATCTGCCCGTTACTGCCTCCGCCGCTACACCGCAAAAGGCTGCGGATGGTAGTGGCCCAGTGACCGCTGACGAGTGGGCATCCGCTGGCAGATCCACGGAAGAAAATGGGGATGCGAACGCGGTGGTGTCGGAGAAAAAGAACAACGGCAAGCCGACGCAACAACGCGCACCATGGGCCAAGGTCGCAACACCGGACGAAGTGCCGGAGGCTAACAAAGACGCGGATATCGACAACCCATTTTACGGGCAGAATGTCACCGTCACCGGCGACGTGGCACCTTATGACAAGGGCGAAGTCTGGGACATGATTGCGCAGGCCGGCGGCACGGTGGGAAAGAACGTGACGAAGAAAACGACCATGCTGATCGTTGGCGAGTGGGCCACGATGACCAGTAAGGAAAAGCGTGCCCGCGAGCTGCAGGACAAAGGCCAGGACATTCGCATCCTCGATTTCGAGGAGTTCCTCGGTCTCGTCGGCAAGAAATAA
- a CDS encoding GTP pyrophosphokinase produces the protein MNSNPRSSHNHQSPEAPLLDGHRTDRAIDTAAVLAQYDTWIGEHPAVCMDVKTLIEDSLNDAGITYDQVVVRIKERVSFLAKLANPNYPDYVDVSSAYDLLGVRVITYHSAEIPQLLKVIEDLFDVERVMDKAAETARRGGFGYASHHVIVRVPQLGDIPMEIQLRTVLQHAWAEFEHDIRYKNLTGSTDPQVQRAFTLAAGLIELADQQFDLIAQSIDASCPEADQYQGPIDEATLPRLLVDILGDTYPLSKVAYYGYAVDMLAAHNITTNTQLAELLSTENIAAVQHAFKYPYPPGQVRLLDDMLLLHFGREHIKKTVHIGDDTSSRPGRLGNRWQKIGQQTL, from the coding sequence ATGAACAGCAATCCCCGCAGTTCCCACAACCACCAGTCACCTGAGGCACCGTTGCTCGACGGCCACCGTACTGACCGAGCAATCGATACCGCTGCTGTGCTGGCTCAATACGACACATGGATCGGTGAGCATCCGGCGGTCTGCATGGACGTCAAGACCCTCATTGAGGATTCTCTCAACGATGCCGGTATTACCTACGACCAGGTTGTCGTACGGATCAAGGAACGCGTGAGTTTCTTGGCGAAGCTGGCGAACCCGAATTACCCGGACTACGTGGACGTCAGCAGCGCCTACGACCTCCTTGGCGTGCGTGTTATCACCTATCACTCCGCGGAGATCCCGCAACTGCTCAAGGTCATTGAGGACCTCTTCGATGTCGAACGGGTGATGGATAAAGCAGCTGAGACTGCCCGGCGCGGCGGCTTTGGTTATGCCTCCCACCACGTTATTGTGCGCGTGCCTCAACTGGGCGACATCCCAATGGAGATTCAGCTGCGCACTGTCTTGCAGCACGCCTGGGCGGAGTTCGAGCACGATATTCGATACAAGAATCTCACCGGTTCGACCGACCCTCAGGTGCAGCGCGCATTCACGCTGGCGGCAGGGCTAATCGAGCTCGCCGATCAGCAATTCGACCTCATCGCTCAGTCGATTGATGCGTCATGTCCGGAGGCGGATCAGTACCAAGGACCGATCGACGAAGCCACGCTCCCGCGGTTGCTCGTCGATATTCTTGGCGACACCTACCCCTTGTCCAAGGTGGCCTACTACGGGTACGCCGTTGATATGCTCGCCGCACACAACATCACGACGAACACCCAATTGGCGGAGCTGCTCTCAACTGAAAATATTGCTGCAGTTCAACATGCCTTCAAATACCCCTATCCCCCAGGCCAAGTACGTCTCCTCGACGACATGCTGCTCCTACACTTCGGCCGTGAACACATTAAGAAGACTGTTCACATCGGCGACGACACGAGCTCTCGGCCAGGGCGCCTGGGTAATCGTTGGCAAAAGATCGGCCAGCAAACCCTATAA
- the treY gene encoding malto-oligosyltrehalose synthase: MSATYRLQLRGPASSPDDAFTFADAEARIDYYAKLGVSHLYLSPVLTAPAASTHNYDVTDPTTINPELGGIEGLRSLAEAAHAAGIKLLVDIVPNHVGVDEPKLNAWWWDVLKHGQDSEFSEYFDIDWSEENGAGGRLGLPILGSEEDVEALEVDAQAGVLRYYEHEFPLAPGTENGTPQEVHDKQHYRLMYWRDGIINYRRFFSINGLAGLRQEDPIVFEHTHRILNQLIAADIIDGVRVDHPDGLADPFGYLESLRNLIGENRWLLVEKILGVTEPLDPRLHVDGTTGYDALREFDGVFVNRPAVKHMDALAEKWTGSKWDSAAFKKAEEELKAEVARSELAAEVRRLARAVRNDNWSTSGDDVPDDVLEETLVGLIAAMPVYRADYQSLSRVTSTVIAHHLIAHPERADALDLISTALLSFGEANTRFAQVCGAVMAKGVEDTAFYRGSRLVSLQEVGGAPGRFGVSPAEYHMLQAERARLWPRAMTALTTHDTKRGEDVRSRITAFTEVYEEFADLCEAVPYVDGMTCHFLLQNIVGVWPAEGEVSDELRARLHSYAEKAMREAGVHTTWFDNNEAFESSIHEWIDELIDTHSAPITEFVRKIDAGGKVIANSKKLLQLMSPGIPDIYQGTEFFTDSLVDPDNRRRVDYDEREEALERISRGDIRTDDDERLAMIVKALNVRTQKELDEASYLPVMARGELYRAVLGMMRGEDVITLVTRRPITVERAGGWGNTTVTLPEGLWEDQLASGAMWQGEVKVADLFSERGQALLTKLA; encoded by the coding sequence ATGTCTGCCACTTACCGCTTGCAATTGCGAGGCCCTGCTTCCAGCCCAGACGATGCCTTTACCTTCGCGGATGCCGAAGCACGCATCGATTACTACGCAAAATTGGGGGTCAGCCATCTCTACCTCTCCCCTGTACTGACTGCACCGGCAGCCTCAACCCATAACTACGACGTCACAGACCCGACAACGATTAACCCGGAGCTTGGGGGTATCGAAGGACTGCGCTCCCTCGCAGAGGCAGCCCACGCGGCGGGCATCAAACTACTCGTGGACATCGTTCCCAATCACGTGGGCGTAGATGAGCCAAAGCTGAACGCGTGGTGGTGGGATGTTCTCAAGCACGGCCAGGATTCCGAATTCTCCGAATACTTCGACATCGATTGGTCAGAGGAAAACGGAGCGGGCGGTCGCCTTGGCCTGCCCATCCTCGGTAGCGAGGAGGACGTCGAGGCACTAGAGGTGGATGCACAAGCCGGAGTGCTGCGCTATTACGAGCACGAATTCCCCTTGGCTCCTGGGACAGAAAATGGGACCCCGCAAGAGGTACATGACAAGCAGCATTACCGCCTGATGTACTGGCGGGACGGCATCATCAACTACCGTCGGTTCTTCTCCATCAACGGTCTGGCAGGCCTGCGACAAGAAGATCCGATTGTCTTCGAGCACACACACCGTATTCTCAATCAGCTGATCGCCGCCGACATCATTGATGGTGTGCGCGTAGACCACCCGGATGGCCTCGCAGATCCTTTCGGCTACCTGGAGTCCCTGCGCAACCTGATCGGTGAGAATCGCTGGCTGCTGGTGGAAAAGATCCTCGGCGTCACCGAGCCGCTGGATCCCCGTCTCCACGTGGATGGCACCACGGGCTACGACGCGCTGCGTGAGTTCGATGGGGTGTTCGTCAATCGCCCCGCAGTGAAGCACATGGATGCCTTAGCGGAGAAGTGGACGGGATCCAAGTGGGATAGCGCTGCCTTCAAAAAGGCAGAGGAGGAACTCAAGGCCGAGGTTGCCCGTTCCGAGCTGGCTGCGGAAGTTCGGCGCCTAGCCCGCGCCGTACGTAACGATAACTGGTCCACGTCCGGTGACGATGTCCCCGATGACGTTCTCGAGGAAACACTCGTTGGACTCATCGCCGCCATGCCCGTCTACCGTGCCGATTACCAATCCCTATCCCGCGTCACCAGTACCGTCATCGCACATCATCTGATCGCGCATCCTGAGCGAGCCGATGCCCTTGACCTCATTTCCACTGCACTGCTCTCCTTCGGTGAAGCCAACACGCGCTTCGCCCAGGTGTGCGGCGCTGTGATGGCCAAGGGCGTGGAGGACACCGCGTTCTACCGTGGTTCCCGACTGGTGAGCTTGCAAGAGGTTGGCGGCGCACCTGGGCGCTTCGGCGTCTCCCCAGCGGAGTACCACATGCTGCAGGCCGAGCGTGCACGGCTGTGGCCTCGGGCTATGACCGCCTTGACGACGCATGATACGAAACGCGGCGAAGATGTGCGTTCCCGCATCACGGCATTCACCGAGGTCTACGAGGAATTCGCCGATCTCTGTGAAGCGGTCCCCTATGTGGATGGGATGACCTGTCACTTCCTCCTGCAGAATATCGTCGGAGTGTGGCCAGCAGAAGGCGAGGTCAGTGACGAGCTACGCGCCCGCCTGCACTCCTATGCCGAAAAGGCAATGCGCGAGGCCGGTGTGCACACGACATGGTTCGATAACAACGAGGCATTCGAATCCTCCATCCATGAGTGGATCGATGAACTCATCGACACTCATTCCGCGCCGATCACCGAATTCGTGCGAAAAATCGATGCGGGCGGCAAAGTCATTGCCAACTCCAAGAAATTATTGCAGCTCATGTCGCCGGGCATCCCCGACATCTACCAAGGCACCGAGTTCTTCACTGATTCCCTCGTCGACCCGGACAATCGCCGCCGGGTGGATTACGACGAGCGTGAAGAAGCCCTGGAGCGCATCAGCCGTGGGGATATTCGCACCGATGATGACGAACGCCTCGCGATGATCGTCAAGGCCCTGAACGTCCGCACGCAGAAAGAACTGGATGAGGCCTCCTACTTGCCGGTCATGGCCAGAGGCGAGCTCTACAGGGCTGTCCTCGGCATGATGCGAGGAGAGGACGTCATCACCCTCGTCACCCGGCGCCCCATCACCGTGGAGCGCGCCGGCGGATGGGGTAACACGACAGTAACCCTGCCGGAGGGTCTATGGGAGGACCAGCTAGCCAGTGGCGCAATGTGGCAAGGCGAGGTCAAGGTAGCTGATTTGTTCTCCGAGCGCGGCCAGGCTCTGCTGACCAAACTGGCGTAG
- the glgX gene encoding glycogen debranching protein GlgX, protein MSFGLADKSGLRAPGAPLLVWPGDAYPLGATFDGNGTNFAIFSEAAEKVELCLFDQRGMETRITLDEVDAHIWHCYLPGIVPGQRYGYRIHGPWDPANGHRCDPSKLLMDPYGKSFDGEFDGHSSLFNYDIFNPEERNTEDSAPHAMRSVVINPYFDWSNDRRPQIEDHKTVIYETHVKGMTATLPGVPEHLRGTYAGLGHHATIDYLQDLGVTSVELMPVHQFVHDDRLRELGLRNYWGYNTLGFLAPHRDYAASNSAEGTVAEFKQMVHNFHDAGLEVILDVVYNHTSEGNHLGPTYSFRGIDNAAYYRLVDGDRSHYMDYTGTGNSLNVRHPQTLQLIMDSLRYWVTEMHIDGFRFDLASTLAREFHDVDRLSAFFDLVQQDPIVSQVKLIAEPWDVGEGGYQVGNFPTLWKEWNGKYRDTVRDFWRGEPATLGEFASRLTGSSDLYAHNGRRPTASINFVTAHDGFTLNDLVSYNDKHNSANGEDNRDGESFNRSWNCGVEGETDDEAVVALRQQQRRNFLTTLILSQGTPMLSHGDELGRTQGGNNNVYCQDNEISWMDWENADEDLHRFTRYLLKLRKSHPVFCRRRFLAGGPLGEDVAERDIAWLTPQAKLMTEDDWSQHFGKALMVHLNGNAIAEPDRQGRPVTDDSFLLLFNAHHEPIEFTMPARESVMHVEPGEEGKWTVILDTQLTSGVPEEARVYGPRESIQVEGRSVVILQRPLDTVVNP, encoded by the coding sequence ATGTCTTTTGGCTTAGCTGATAAGAGTGGCCTTCGTGCGCCGGGCGCACCTCTTCTGGTGTGGCCGGGTGATGCATACCCACTCGGCGCAACTTTCGATGGCAATGGCACCAATTTCGCAATTTTCTCCGAGGCCGCAGAGAAGGTTGAACTCTGCCTTTTCGATCAGAGGGGGATGGAAACCCGCATCACCCTCGATGAGGTCGATGCCCACATTTGGCACTGTTACCTCCCCGGCATCGTGCCGGGTCAGCGCTACGGCTACCGCATCCATGGCCCGTGGGATCCTGCTAATGGCCACCGTTGCGACCCCTCCAAGCTGCTCATGGACCCCTACGGCAAGTCTTTCGACGGCGAGTTCGACGGCCATTCCTCGCTGTTCAATTACGATATCTTCAACCCGGAGGAGCGCAATACGGAAGATTCCGCTCCCCACGCAATGCGTTCCGTGGTGATCAACCCCTATTTCGACTGGTCTAATGATCGCCGTCCGCAGATCGAAGACCACAAGACGGTTATTTACGAAACCCATGTAAAGGGCATGACCGCTACCCTGCCGGGAGTTCCCGAGCACCTACGTGGGACCTACGCCGGCTTGGGTCATCATGCGACGATCGACTACTTGCAGGATTTGGGTGTGACTTCCGTGGAACTGATGCCGGTGCATCAGTTCGTCCACGACGATCGACTGCGCGAGCTCGGGCTACGCAACTACTGGGGTTACAACACCTTGGGCTTCCTTGCACCCCACCGTGATTACGCGGCCTCCAATTCCGCCGAGGGTACGGTTGCCGAGTTCAAGCAGATGGTTCATAACTTCCACGATGCGGGTCTGGAAGTGATTCTGGACGTGGTGTACAACCACACGTCAGAGGGAAATCACCTCGGCCCGACCTATAGCTTCCGTGGCATCGACAACGCTGCGTACTATCGCCTTGTCGATGGCGACCGATCGCACTACATGGACTACACCGGCACGGGCAACTCCCTCAACGTGCGCCACCCTCAGACCTTGCAGCTCATCATGGATTCCTTGCGCTACTGGGTAACGGAGATGCACATCGACGGCTTCCGCTTCGATCTGGCGTCCACCTTGGCGCGCGAGTTCCACGACGTGGATCGCCTATCTGCATTCTTCGATCTCGTGCAGCAGGATCCGATCGTCTCGCAGGTCAAGCTCATCGCTGAACCGTGGGATGTTGGCGAAGGCGGCTATCAGGTGGGTAACTTCCCGACCTTGTGGAAGGAGTGGAACGGTAAATACCGCGATACCGTTCGCGATTTCTGGCGTGGAGAGCCCGCGACGCTCGGCGAGTTTGCGTCCCGCCTCACAGGATCTTCCGACCTCTACGCCCACAACGGTCGCCGCCCTACCGCCTCTATCAATTTCGTCACCGCCCACGATGGCTTCACGCTCAACGATTTGGTGAGCTACAACGACAAGCACAATAGCGCCAATGGTGAGGACAACCGCGATGGTGAGTCTTTCAACCGTTCGTGGAATTGCGGTGTGGAAGGTGAGACGGACGACGAGGCGGTCGTGGCACTCCGCCAACAGCAAAGGCGGAACTTCCTGACTACCCTCATTCTTTCGCAGGGCACGCCGATGTTGTCCCACGGCGACGAGCTCGGACGCACCCAGGGTGGCAATAACAACGTGTACTGCCAGGACAACGAAATCTCCTGGATGGACTGGGAGAATGCGGATGAGGATCTGCACAGGTTCACTCGCTACCTGCTGAAGCTACGCAAGTCGCATCCTGTTTTCTGTCGCCGACGCTTCCTCGCTGGCGGTCCACTGGGCGAGGACGTCGCCGAGCGTGATATCGCGTGGCTGACGCCGCAGGCAAAGTTGATGACAGAGGATGACTGGTCCCAGCACTTTGGTAAGGCGCTGATGGTGCACCTCAACGGCAATGCGATTGCTGAGCCGGACCGTCAGGGGCGACCAGTTACGGACGATTCTTTCCTCCTGCTGTTCAACGCCCACCACGAACCAATCGAGTTTACGATGCCAGCTCGCGAGTCCGTGATGCATGTGGAGCCGGGTGAAGAAGGCAAGTGGACCGTGATTCTTGATACCCAGTTGACCTCCGGCGTCCCCGAGGAGGCTCGCGTTTACGGGCCTCGGGAAAGCATTCAGGTGGAAGGCCGCAGCGTGGTTATCCTCCAACGCCCCCTGGACACGGTGGTCAATCCATGA